A window from Drosophila miranda strain MSH22 chromosome Y unlocalized genomic scaffold, D.miranda_PacBio2.1 Contig_Y2_pilon, whole genome shotgun sequence encodes these proteins:
- the LOC117193717 gene encoding protein three rows-like, producing MRTDSEVVRQCEELRSQLQSTALKQPLSRMQQLAIGHTSIAGFAAFFERADQEPLGCDDTPIDWEALIDDAVAAAMALSTMGYMAQADEAWLLILKIGQMLDERFTYLRALTHFLGQDHLNSNQQLQLSEEVDRAQELLDDLWPQLQNGWFSKRQHTIVMLCLCHMASYYARQDCLCHAQLLLLQAEELRAQFDERVGKSDIVQITIQTVRFRLDYMRKKRCSSLPRRPSPLRQLDTLVDSVRNYCTVSSVDLGALQLLLADLVRESTECAANRLTEPFTPFTAPRLTWCCSRVWPCGPLRCSSRGSG from the exons ATGCGCACCGACAGCGAGGTGGTGCGTCAGTGCGAGGAACTGCGCTCCCAGCTGCAAAGCACGGCCCTCAAGCAACCGCTCAGCCGCATGCAACAGCTGGCCATTGGCCATACCAGT ATCGCTGGCTTCGCGGCCTTCTTCGAACGTGCAGACCAAGAGCCGCTCGGCTGCGACGATACACCAATCGACTGGGAAGCCCTGATCGACGATGCAGTTGCTGCAGCCATGGCTCTGTCCACCATGGGCTACATGGCGCAGGCCGATGAAGCCTGGCTGCTGATACTCAAGATTGGGCAAATGCTGGACGAGAGATTCACCTACCTGCGAGCCCTGACCCACTTCCTGGGACAAGACCACCTGAATTCTAACCAGCAGCTCCAACTCTCCGAGGAGGTGGATCGAGCGCAGGAGCTGCTCGACGATCTGTGGCCTCAGCTCCAAAACGGATGGTTCTCTAAGCGCCAACATACTATAGTGatgctctgcctctgccacatGGCCAGCTACTATGCGCGGCAGGACTGTCTGTGCCACGCccagctgctgttgctgcaggcCGAGGAGCTGCGCGCCCAGTTCGATGAGCGAGTTGGCAAGAGCGACATTGTGCAGATCACAATCCAGACAGTTCGCTTTCGATTGGACTACATGCGGAAGAAGCGGTGCAGCAGCCTGCCTAGGAGGCCGTCGCCCCTGCGACAGCTAGACACGCTGGTCGACAGCGTGCGCAACTACTGCACAGTGTCCAGCGTGGACCTGGGAgctctgcagctgctgctggctgacCTCGTGAGGGAGAGCACCGAGTGTGCGGCCAATCGGCTGACCGAGCCGTTTACGCCTTTTACGGCACCACGCTTAACCTGGTGCTGCAGTCGGGTATGGCCCTGCGGACCATTGAGGTGCTCATCTCGTGGCTCTGGATGA